One Papaver somniferum cultivar HN1 chromosome 10, ASM357369v1, whole genome shotgun sequence genomic window carries:
- the LOC113318610 gene encoding heat shock 70 kDa protein 18-like isoform X1 produces MTGAAVGIDLGTTYSCVAVWENGRVEIIANDQGNRTTPSYVAFTDSDCFVGDAAKNQDDMNPTNSIFGVKRIIGRKMDDTHVQSDMKLWPFNVIPGHNKKPMIQVKYKGKDTEFSAEQISGMVLTKMVQTAEAYIGSSVKKAVVTVPAYFNNSQRQATMDAGKIAGLDEMRIINEPTAAGLAYGLHIKATSFGMKNVLIFDLGGGTFDVSLITIDDHLLNVKATAGDTHLGGDDFDNRMMNHCIQEFKKIHKRDISGDPKALRRLRTACERAKRVLTNTVHTTIGIDSLHKGIDFLTVITRARFEELNMDLFEKCLETVKKCLTGAKMNKSSVHKILLVGGSTRIPKIQSLLQEFFDGKKLCKSINPDEAVAYGAAVQAAILIGVGDVRVQDLVLVDVTPLSLGVQTLGGAMNVLIPRNTTIPTSRKNVYTTNVDNQSSVKIQVYEGERARTLDNNLLGEFVLDGIPPAPRGVPNLTVSFDMDADGILNVLAEDKTTRNTNKITITNNKGRLSTYEIQRLVQEAEIYKSEDEKHSKKMLARNSFENYTYNKKSTVRNGCRLPLNEIKKIEDAVEIAFGSTSGSSEDRVEGIEFQGNFKIPKDYANLYKKISDEYGHMATKKVISNEAMLLSCVTSLLEIISKMETMRGTELSVGLLEKWERLITDAEILKFNIKWLREGFNRLQNCWKSSFKIDTEVEIDKQVLDGMQVKYAGLCSRKDKLNTELSEVESQIRKAEAMISSKGEAIQGKLSQKNKFECEPVLGIVLGLNLYIAIPETCGL; encoded by the coding sequence GTGTGAAACGTATAATTGGTAGGAAAATGGATGATACCCATGTTCAGAGTGATATGAAGCTGTGGCCCTTTAATGTCATTCCTGGCCACAATAAGAAACCCATGATTCAAGTCAAATATAAGGGCAAGGATACAGAGTTTTCAGCTGAGCAAATTTCAGGCATGGTTCTCACTAAGATGGTGCAAACTGCTGAAGCTTATATTGGTTCAAGTGTTAAGAAAGCTGTTGTTACAGTCCCTGCTTACTTTAATAATTCTCAACGTCAAGCTACTATGGATGCTGGTAAAATTGCTGGCCTTGATGAAATGCGTATCATCAATGAACCAACCGCAGCTGGACTTGCTTATGGTCTTCATATAAAGGCAACCAGTTTTGGTATGAAGAACGTCCTTATCTTTGATCTTGGTGGTggtacttttgatgtttcattaaTCACCATTGACGATCATCTCTTAAATGTCAAGGCTACAGCAGGAGATACCCATCTCGGGGGAGATGATTTCGATAACAGGATGATGAATCACTGTATCCAAGAGTTTAAGAAAATTCACAAGAGAGACATTAGTGGAGACCCAAAGGCTCTTAGGAGGTTGAGAACAGCATGTGAGAGAGCAAAGAGGGTCCTCACGAACACCGTCCACACAACCATTGGCATTGATTCCTTGCATAAAGGGATTGATTTTCTAACAGTCATCACTCGTGCCAGATTTGAGGAGTTGAACATGGATTTGTTTGAAAAATGCCTGGAAACTGTGAAGAAGTGTTTGACGGGTGCTAAGATGAACAAGAGCAGTGTTCACAAAATTTTGCTAGTTGGAGGTTCTACAAGAATTCCAAAGATTCAGTCTCTATTGCAGGAATTCTTTGATGGGAAGAAACTCTGCAAGAGCATCAACCCTGATGAGGCTGTGGCTTATGGTGCTGCAGTGCAAGCTGCTATTTTGATTGGCGTGGGAGATGTGAGGGTGCAGGACTTGGTGTTGGTAGATGTGACACCTCTTTCTCTTGGTGTTCAGACACTTGGGGGTGCTATGAATGTGTTGATCCCAAGGAACACAACCATTCCCACCAGTAGGAAAAATGTATATACGACCAACGTGGACAATCAGTCAAGTGTTAAGATTCAGGTGTATGAGGGTGAGAGAGCTAGAACCCTTGACAATAACTTGTTGGGTGAGTTTGTGTTAGATGGAATTCCACCAGCACCTCGTGGTGTTCCTAATTTGACAGTAAGCTTTGATATGGATGCAGACGGTATATTGAATGTGTTAGCCGAGGACAAGACAACAAGGAACACAAATAAGATCACAATTACAAACAACAAGGGGAGATTGTCAACGTATGAGATTCAGAGATTGGTCCAAGAAGCAGAGATATACAAATCAGAAGATGAGAAACACAGCAAGAAGATGTTGGCTAGGAACTCCTTTGAGAATTACACATACAACAAGAAGAGCACGGTTAGAAATGGATGTAGGCTACCGCtgaatgaaatcaaaaagattgaGGATGCAGTCGAAATTGCCTTTGGGTCGACTAGTGGTTCCAGTGAAGATAGAGTTGAAGGAATCGAATTCCAGGGCAACTTCAAGATCCCGAAAGACTATGCAAATTTGTATAAGAAGATCTCTGACGAGTATGGGCATATGGCAACTAAAAAAGTCATATCCAATGAGGCTATGTTGCTTTCATGTGTTACCAGTTTACTGGAGATCATCTCAAAAATGGAAACTATGCGTGGTACGGAACTGAGTGTAGGTTTGCTGGAGAAATGGGAAAGACTCATCACAGATGCCGAGATCTTGAAGTTCAATATTAAATGGTTACGTGAAGGATTCAATCGACTTCAGAACTGTTGGAAGTCTTCATTCAAGATAGATACAGAAGTTGAAATTGATAAACAAGTATTGGATGGAATGCAGGTGAAATATGCTGGCCTTTGTTCTAGAAAAGACAAACTTAATACTGAACTCTCAGAGGTAGAATCTCAGATACGGAAAGCCGAAGCGATGATTTCATCCAAGGGAGAAGCTATTCAAGGAAAGCTCAGTCAGAAAAACAAATTTGAGTGTGAACCTGTGCTGGGCATAGTGCTTGGACTGAATTTGTATATTGCAATACCAGAGACTTGTGGCCTGTAG
- the LOC113318610 gene encoding heat shock 70 kDa protein 18-like isoform X2 — MNPTNSIFGVKRIIGRKMDDTHVQSDMKLWPFNVIPGHNKKPMIQVKYKGKDTEFSAEQISGMVLTKMVQTAEAYIGSSVKKAVVTVPAYFNNSQRQATMDAGKIAGLDEMRIINEPTAAGLAYGLHIKATSFGMKNVLIFDLGGGTFDVSLITIDDHLLNVKATAGDTHLGGDDFDNRMMNHCIQEFKKIHKRDISGDPKALRRLRTACERAKRVLTNTVHTTIGIDSLHKGIDFLTVITRARFEELNMDLFEKCLETVKKCLTGAKMNKSSVHKILLVGGSTRIPKIQSLLQEFFDGKKLCKSINPDEAVAYGAAVQAAILIGVGDVRVQDLVLVDVTPLSLGVQTLGGAMNVLIPRNTTIPTSRKNVYTTNVDNQSSVKIQVYEGERARTLDNNLLGEFVLDGIPPAPRGVPNLTVSFDMDADGILNVLAEDKTTRNTNKITITNNKGRLSTYEIQRLVQEAEIYKSEDEKHSKKMLARNSFENYTYNKKSTVRNGCRLPLNEIKKIEDAVEIAFGSTSGSSEDRVEGIEFQGNFKIPKDYANLYKKISDEYGHMATKKVISNEAMLLSCVTSLLEIISKMETMRGTELSVGLLEKWERLITDAEILKFNIKWLREGFNRLQNCWKSSFKIDTEVEIDKQVLDGMQVKYAGLCSRKDKLNTELSEVESQIRKAEAMISSKGEAIQGKLSQKNKFECEPVLGIVLGLNLYIAIPETCGL, encoded by the coding sequence GTGTGAAACGTATAATTGGTAGGAAAATGGATGATACCCATGTTCAGAGTGATATGAAGCTGTGGCCCTTTAATGTCATTCCTGGCCACAATAAGAAACCCATGATTCAAGTCAAATATAAGGGCAAGGATACAGAGTTTTCAGCTGAGCAAATTTCAGGCATGGTTCTCACTAAGATGGTGCAAACTGCTGAAGCTTATATTGGTTCAAGTGTTAAGAAAGCTGTTGTTACAGTCCCTGCTTACTTTAATAATTCTCAACGTCAAGCTACTATGGATGCTGGTAAAATTGCTGGCCTTGATGAAATGCGTATCATCAATGAACCAACCGCAGCTGGACTTGCTTATGGTCTTCATATAAAGGCAACCAGTTTTGGTATGAAGAACGTCCTTATCTTTGATCTTGGTGGTggtacttttgatgtttcattaaTCACCATTGACGATCATCTCTTAAATGTCAAGGCTACAGCAGGAGATACCCATCTCGGGGGAGATGATTTCGATAACAGGATGATGAATCACTGTATCCAAGAGTTTAAGAAAATTCACAAGAGAGACATTAGTGGAGACCCAAAGGCTCTTAGGAGGTTGAGAACAGCATGTGAGAGAGCAAAGAGGGTCCTCACGAACACCGTCCACACAACCATTGGCATTGATTCCTTGCATAAAGGGATTGATTTTCTAACAGTCATCACTCGTGCCAGATTTGAGGAGTTGAACATGGATTTGTTTGAAAAATGCCTGGAAACTGTGAAGAAGTGTTTGACGGGTGCTAAGATGAACAAGAGCAGTGTTCACAAAATTTTGCTAGTTGGAGGTTCTACAAGAATTCCAAAGATTCAGTCTCTATTGCAGGAATTCTTTGATGGGAAGAAACTCTGCAAGAGCATCAACCCTGATGAGGCTGTGGCTTATGGTGCTGCAGTGCAAGCTGCTATTTTGATTGGCGTGGGAGATGTGAGGGTGCAGGACTTGGTGTTGGTAGATGTGACACCTCTTTCTCTTGGTGTTCAGACACTTGGGGGTGCTATGAATGTGTTGATCCCAAGGAACACAACCATTCCCACCAGTAGGAAAAATGTATATACGACCAACGTGGACAATCAGTCAAGTGTTAAGATTCAGGTGTATGAGGGTGAGAGAGCTAGAACCCTTGACAATAACTTGTTGGGTGAGTTTGTGTTAGATGGAATTCCACCAGCACCTCGTGGTGTTCCTAATTTGACAGTAAGCTTTGATATGGATGCAGACGGTATATTGAATGTGTTAGCCGAGGACAAGACAACAAGGAACACAAATAAGATCACAATTACAAACAACAAGGGGAGATTGTCAACGTATGAGATTCAGAGATTGGTCCAAGAAGCAGAGATATACAAATCAGAAGATGAGAAACACAGCAAGAAGATGTTGGCTAGGAACTCCTTTGAGAATTACACATACAACAAGAAGAGCACGGTTAGAAATGGATGTAGGCTACCGCtgaatgaaatcaaaaagattgaGGATGCAGTCGAAATTGCCTTTGGGTCGACTAGTGGTTCCAGTGAAGATAGAGTTGAAGGAATCGAATTCCAGGGCAACTTCAAGATCCCGAAAGACTATGCAAATTTGTATAAGAAGATCTCTGACGAGTATGGGCATATGGCAACTAAAAAAGTCATATCCAATGAGGCTATGTTGCTTTCATGTGTTACCAGTTTACTGGAGATCATCTCAAAAATGGAAACTATGCGTGGTACGGAACTGAGTGTAGGTTTGCTGGAGAAATGGGAAAGACTCATCACAGATGCCGAGATCTTGAAGTTCAATATTAAATGGTTACGTGAAGGATTCAATCGACTTCAGAACTGTTGGAAGTCTTCATTCAAGATAGATACAGAAGTTGAAATTGATAAACAAGTATTGGATGGAATGCAGGTGAAATATGCTGGCCTTTGTTCTAGAAAAGACAAACTTAATACTGAACTCTCAGAGGTAGAATCTCAGATACGGAAAGCCGAAGCGATGATTTCATCCAAGGGAGAAGCTATTCAAGGAAAGCTCAGTCAGAAAAACAAATTTGAGTGTGAACCTGTGCTGGGCATAGTGCTTGGACTGAATTTGTATATTGCAATACCAGAGACTTGTGGCCTGTAG
- the LOC113318610 gene encoding heat shock 70 kDa protein 18-like isoform X3 gives MDDTHVQSDMKLWPFNVIPGHNKKPMIQVKYKGKDTEFSAEQISGMVLTKMVQTAEAYIGSSVKKAVVTVPAYFNNSQRQATMDAGKIAGLDEMRIINEPTAAGLAYGLHIKATSFGMKNVLIFDLGGGTFDVSLITIDDHLLNVKATAGDTHLGGDDFDNRMMNHCIQEFKKIHKRDISGDPKALRRLRTACERAKRVLTNTVHTTIGIDSLHKGIDFLTVITRARFEELNMDLFEKCLETVKKCLTGAKMNKSSVHKILLVGGSTRIPKIQSLLQEFFDGKKLCKSINPDEAVAYGAAVQAAILIGVGDVRVQDLVLVDVTPLSLGVQTLGGAMNVLIPRNTTIPTSRKNVYTTNVDNQSSVKIQVYEGERARTLDNNLLGEFVLDGIPPAPRGVPNLTVSFDMDADGILNVLAEDKTTRNTNKITITNNKGRLSTYEIQRLVQEAEIYKSEDEKHSKKMLARNSFENYTYNKKSTVRNGCRLPLNEIKKIEDAVEIAFGSTSGSSEDRVEGIEFQGNFKIPKDYANLYKKISDEYGHMATKKVISNEAMLLSCVTSLLEIISKMETMRGTELSVGLLEKWERLITDAEILKFNIKWLREGFNRLQNCWKSSFKIDTEVEIDKQVLDGMQVKYAGLCSRKDKLNTELSEVESQIRKAEAMISSKGEAIQGKLSQKNKFECEPVLGIVLGLNLYIAIPETCGL, from the coding sequence ATGGATGATACCCATGTTCAGAGTGATATGAAGCTGTGGCCCTTTAATGTCATTCCTGGCCACAATAAGAAACCCATGATTCAAGTCAAATATAAGGGCAAGGATACAGAGTTTTCAGCTGAGCAAATTTCAGGCATGGTTCTCACTAAGATGGTGCAAACTGCTGAAGCTTATATTGGTTCAAGTGTTAAGAAAGCTGTTGTTACAGTCCCTGCTTACTTTAATAATTCTCAACGTCAAGCTACTATGGATGCTGGTAAAATTGCTGGCCTTGATGAAATGCGTATCATCAATGAACCAACCGCAGCTGGACTTGCTTATGGTCTTCATATAAAGGCAACCAGTTTTGGTATGAAGAACGTCCTTATCTTTGATCTTGGTGGTggtacttttgatgtttcattaaTCACCATTGACGATCATCTCTTAAATGTCAAGGCTACAGCAGGAGATACCCATCTCGGGGGAGATGATTTCGATAACAGGATGATGAATCACTGTATCCAAGAGTTTAAGAAAATTCACAAGAGAGACATTAGTGGAGACCCAAAGGCTCTTAGGAGGTTGAGAACAGCATGTGAGAGAGCAAAGAGGGTCCTCACGAACACCGTCCACACAACCATTGGCATTGATTCCTTGCATAAAGGGATTGATTTTCTAACAGTCATCACTCGTGCCAGATTTGAGGAGTTGAACATGGATTTGTTTGAAAAATGCCTGGAAACTGTGAAGAAGTGTTTGACGGGTGCTAAGATGAACAAGAGCAGTGTTCACAAAATTTTGCTAGTTGGAGGTTCTACAAGAATTCCAAAGATTCAGTCTCTATTGCAGGAATTCTTTGATGGGAAGAAACTCTGCAAGAGCATCAACCCTGATGAGGCTGTGGCTTATGGTGCTGCAGTGCAAGCTGCTATTTTGATTGGCGTGGGAGATGTGAGGGTGCAGGACTTGGTGTTGGTAGATGTGACACCTCTTTCTCTTGGTGTTCAGACACTTGGGGGTGCTATGAATGTGTTGATCCCAAGGAACACAACCATTCCCACCAGTAGGAAAAATGTATATACGACCAACGTGGACAATCAGTCAAGTGTTAAGATTCAGGTGTATGAGGGTGAGAGAGCTAGAACCCTTGACAATAACTTGTTGGGTGAGTTTGTGTTAGATGGAATTCCACCAGCACCTCGTGGTGTTCCTAATTTGACAGTAAGCTTTGATATGGATGCAGACGGTATATTGAATGTGTTAGCCGAGGACAAGACAACAAGGAACACAAATAAGATCACAATTACAAACAACAAGGGGAGATTGTCAACGTATGAGATTCAGAGATTGGTCCAAGAAGCAGAGATATACAAATCAGAAGATGAGAAACACAGCAAGAAGATGTTGGCTAGGAACTCCTTTGAGAATTACACATACAACAAGAAGAGCACGGTTAGAAATGGATGTAGGCTACCGCtgaatgaaatcaaaaagattgaGGATGCAGTCGAAATTGCCTTTGGGTCGACTAGTGGTTCCAGTGAAGATAGAGTTGAAGGAATCGAATTCCAGGGCAACTTCAAGATCCCGAAAGACTATGCAAATTTGTATAAGAAGATCTCTGACGAGTATGGGCATATGGCAACTAAAAAAGTCATATCCAATGAGGCTATGTTGCTTTCATGTGTTACCAGTTTACTGGAGATCATCTCAAAAATGGAAACTATGCGTGGTACGGAACTGAGTGTAGGTTTGCTGGAGAAATGGGAAAGACTCATCACAGATGCCGAGATCTTGAAGTTCAATATTAAATGGTTACGTGAAGGATTCAATCGACTTCAGAACTGTTGGAAGTCTTCATTCAAGATAGATACAGAAGTTGAAATTGATAAACAAGTATTGGATGGAATGCAGGTGAAATATGCTGGCCTTTGTTCTAGAAAAGACAAACTTAATACTGAACTCTCAGAGGTAGAATCTCAGATACGGAAAGCCGAAGCGATGATTTCATCCAAGGGAGAAGCTATTCAAGGAAAGCTCAGTCAGAAAAACAAATTTGAGTGTGAACCTGTGCTGGGCATAGTGCTTGGACTGAATTTGTATATTGCAATACCAGAGACTTGTGGCCTGTAG